The following coding sequences are from one Buchnera aphidicola (Nippolachnus piri) window:
- a CDS encoding ATP-binding cassette domain-containing protein, whose translation MLVNIKNGKIKFNKIPILNNINLIIHQKEKICVLGNNGSGKSTLLKIIKKKILLDAGSLFIKKDLKIAYLSQNLPKRSKETIYEFLCKNINKKYRELINFQNFSIKKKSNLKNFNNFFNINEKKIWKKYSKIKKIMKILQLKKNTLLNSLSGGWLKKVNLAKILIQKSDLLLLDEPTNHLDITSIEWLEKYLLKYKGAILFTSHDREFIHHITHKIIYINFKTLNFWKIKNFNDFFKKLKLQENINNIKNLKFQKKIKKEEIWSKKGIKARRTRNEGRLKKFIELKNEYDQIEKTQESYPILINSLERSNKIIFNLKNISLIRNQKYLIKNFSEKIIYGDKISLIGSNGCGKSSFLKLLLKKINLTSGKIKIGKNIKISYFDQERKNLNKKKTILENFSTNLNNIKFKNQTYNIFSLLKKFNFSTEKIYSLVQTLSGGEINRLLFLKIFLKPSHVLILDEPTNDLDFTTLSFLEKILKSYPGTIFLVSHDRNFIKNISKKFWYFQKNGKITIDLNYYPNIYKKSINTKKKIKKKNKKKKNLKDSQKLTYKLKKELKNLPQELEEIEAQIQKIEKKIIQKNFYQQNPIVIKKIFLKLSNKKKKIKKKFLRWEFLENLKK comes from the coding sequence AGAAAAAATTTGTGTTTTAGGAAATAATGGTTCCGGGAAATCAACATTATTAAAAATTATTAAAAAAAAAATATTATTAGATGCAGGTTCTTTATTTATTAAAAAAGATCTTAAAATAGCATATTTATCACAAAATTTACCTAAACGTTCCAAAGAAACTATTTATGAATTTTTATGTAAAAACATTAATAAAAAATATCGAGAACTTATAAATTTTCAAAATTTTTCAATAAAAAAAAAATCTAATTTAAAAAATTTTAATAATTTTTTTAATATTAATGAAAAAAAAATCTGGAAAAAATATTCAAAAATTAAAAAAATTATGAAAATTTTGCAATTAAAAAAAAATACACTTTTAAATTCTTTATCAGGAGGTTGGTTAAAAAAAGTTAATTTAGCAAAAATATTAATTCAAAAATCAGATTTATTATTACTAGATGAACCTACTAATCATTTAGATATTACTAGTATTGAATGGTTAGAAAAATATTTATTAAAATATAAAGGTGCAATTTTATTTACTTCTCATGATCGTGAATTTATTCATCATATTACACATAAAATTATTTATATTAACTTTAAAACTTTAAACTTTTGGAAAATAAAAAATTTTAACGATTTTTTTAAAAAACTTAAACTTCAAGAAAATATTAATAATATTAAAAATTTAAAATTTCAAAAAAAAATTAAAAAAGAAGAAATATGGTCAAAAAAAGGTATAAAAGCTAGAAGAACAAGAAATGAAGGACGTCTTAAAAAATTTATAGAATTAAAAAATGAATATGATCAAATTGAAAAAACACAAGAAAGTTATCCAATTTTAATCAATTCTTTAGAAAGATCTAATAAAATTATTTTTAATCTTAAAAATATTTCTTTAATAAGAAATCAAAAATACTTAATAAAAAATTTTTCAGAAAAAATAATATATGGAGATAAAATTTCTTTAATAGGCTCGAATGGATGTGGAAAAAGTAGTTTTTTAAAATTACTATTAAAAAAAATTAATTTAACATCTGGTAAAATCAAGATTGGAAAAAATATTAAAATTTCTTATTTTGATCAGGAACGAAAAAATCTTAATAAAAAAAAAACTATTTTAGAAAATTTTTCTACAAATTTAAATAATATAAAATTTAAAAATCAAACATATAATATTTTTAGTTTATTAAAAAAATTTAATTTTTCTACTGAAAAAATCTATTCATTAGTACAAACTTTATCTGGTGGCGAAATTAATCGATTATTATTTTTAAAAATATTTTTAAAACCTAGTCATGTATTAATATTAGATGAACCAACTAATGATTTAGATTTTACAACATTATCATTTTTAGAAAAAATCTTAAAATCTTATCCGGGAACAATTTTTCTAGTTAGTCATGACCGAAATTTTATAAAAAATATTTCAAAAAAATTTTGGTATTTCCAAAAAAACGGTAAAATTACAATCGATTTAAACTATTATCCCAATATTTATAAAAAATCAATAAATACTAAAAAAAAAATTAAAAAAAAAAATAAAAAAAAAAAAAATCTTAAAGACTCACAAAAATTAACATATAAATTAAAAAAAGAACTAAAGAATTTACCTCAAGAATTAGAAGAAATTGAAGCGCAAATACAAAAAATTGAAAAAAAAATCATTCAAAAAAATTTTTATCAACAGAATCCTATCGTAATTAAAAAAATCTTTTTAAAATTATCAAATAAAAAAAAAAAAATAAAAAAAAAATTTTTAAGATGGGAATTTCTAGAAAACTTAAAAAAATAA